From Armatimonadota bacterium, one genomic window encodes:
- a CDS encoding ABC transporter ATP-binding protein has translation MADGEFVALIGANGAGKTTLLRTISGLIRPTGGTIRFRGAEIAGRRPAEIVARGIAHVPEARELFPMMTVQDNLDLGAFARPAAWARAEQTLAEVYRLFPRLADRRSQIAGTLSGGEQQMVAIARALMSRPEVLLVDEPSHGLSPLMVQAVFAALREVSQSGVSVLLIEQNVRQSLRLAGRAYVMENGRIVLQGTGRDLLDSPHVKEAYLRL, from the coding sequence ATGGCGGACGGCGAGTTTGTGGCCCTCATCGGCGCCAACGGCGCCGGCAAGACCACGCTGTTGCGCACGATCTCAGGGCTGATCCGCCCGACCGGCGGAACGATCCGGTTCCGCGGGGCCGAGATCGCAGGGCGGCGGCCGGCCGAGATCGTTGCGCGCGGCATCGCCCATGTGCCCGAGGCACGCGAGCTGTTCCCGATGATGACCGTGCAGGACAACCTAGATCTCGGGGCGTTCGCCCGGCCGGCGGCCTGGGCGCGCGCGGAGCAGACCCTGGCAGAGGTCTACCGGTTGTTCCCGCGGCTGGCCGACCGACGGTCGCAGATCGCCGGCACGCTGTCGGGCGGGGAGCAGCAGATGGTCGCGATCGCGCGGGCGTTGATGAGCCGGCCCGAGGTGCTGCTCGTGGACGAGCCGAGCCACGGGTTGAGCCCGCTCATGGTGCAGGCCGTTTTCGCGGCCCTGCGAGAGGTCAGCCAGAGCGGGGTCTCGGTGCTGCTCATCGAACAGAACGTCCGACAGAGTCTTCGCCTGGCTGGCCGGGCGTACGTGATGGAGAACGGCCGGATCGTCCTCCAGGGCACAGGACGCGACCTGCTCGACAGCCCGCACGTCAAGGAGGCGTACCTGCGGCTCTAG
- a CDS encoding branched-chain amino acid ABC transporter permease — MELFLQTLANALIQSGTYALASAGLALAVGVLHIVNFAHGEFLMVGAFVAYWLSVLAGIDPIASLVPAGAVMFAASGAIYHASIRRVLLAPELNALLLTFGIGITLQNLAILVFGATPRVVHTAYQLTVVTLGPVSVGVAPLVTLVVSVTLLAGMYAVLYRTGVGKSIRAVAQNRTGAHLVGLDVDRIYLLTFGIASALAAIAGSMVLVRIGASPHMGFGFVLKAFAIIVMAGLGNLTGVLWASLVLATAEAFVRTYVPGGGGAAEAVFFLLIFFTLVWRSWRTA, encoded by the coding sequence ATGGAGCTCTTCCTTCAGACCCTGGCCAACGCGCTGATTCAGAGCGGGACCTACGCGCTGGCATCGGCCGGCCTGGCCCTGGCGGTCGGGGTGCTCCACATCGTGAACTTCGCCCACGGCGAGTTCCTGATGGTCGGCGCGTTTGTCGCCTACTGGCTGAGCGTGCTGGCCGGGATAGATCCCATCGCATCGCTGGTGCCTGCCGGCGCCGTCATGTTCGCGGCGAGCGGAGCGATCTACCATGCCAGCATCCGTCGCGTGCTGCTCGCCCCAGAGCTCAACGCCCTGCTGCTTACCTTCGGGATAGGCATCACGCTGCAGAACCTGGCGATCTTGGTGTTCGGCGCCACGCCCCGCGTGGTCCACACCGCCTACCAGCTCACCGTGGTGACGCTGGGCCCGGTCTCGGTGGGCGTAGCCCCGCTGGTCACGCTCGTCGTATCGGTCACGCTGCTGGCCGGCATGTACGCCGTCCTGTACCGGACCGGCGTCGGCAAGAGCATCCGCGCGGTGGCCCAGAACCGTACCGGTGCGCACCTGGTTGGCTTGGACGTGGACCGGATATACCTGCTGACCTTCGGCATCGCCTCGGCGCTGGCCGCGATCGCCGGCTCGATGGTCCTGGTGCGGATCGGCGCCAGCCCGCACATGGGATTCGGGTTCGTCCTCAAGGCGTTCGCGATCATAGTGATGGCGGGCCTGGGGAACCTGACCGGCGTGCTGTGGGCGTCGCTCGTCCTGGCGACGGCGGAGGCGTTCGTGCGCACATACGTCCCGGGCGGCGGCGGCGCGGCAGAGGCCGTCTTCTTCCTACTCATCTTCTTCACGCTGGTGTGGCGCTCATGGAGGACGGCATGA
- a CDS encoding branched-chain amino acid ABC transporter permease, which produces MRWVGPTVVVAALLVPLIPAGGYQQYVVQVATFVLINAAAALAWDIQARTGQLSLAPAAFFGLGAYAYTMAALRGVPLPVAFLLGPLVAGAVSLGLGVVTLRLHGLYFAIATLAFAEVVKVIFKELPLDLTGGAVGLTAPPLLGGHQTGLYYLGLCVLLLVVAASLAIRHSRLHYAFTAIRQGELTARVLGVPVVRTKLLAFALSAALTGMVGAYATSRLFFVIPEDTFGIGLSVTALATAIFGGVYTTAGPVLGAIILRSLEEGLRLVLREGYLAVYGVILMLVILYLPGGLVSLWNRRSRDAAGGD; this is translated from the coding sequence ATGAGGTGGGTCGGACCGACGGTGGTGGTGGCGGCGCTCCTGGTGCCGCTGATCCCGGCCGGCGGCTACCAGCAGTACGTGGTGCAGGTGGCCACGTTCGTCCTCATCAACGCGGCAGCGGCTCTGGCCTGGGACATCCAGGCCCGCACCGGGCAGCTCTCGCTGGCGCCGGCGGCGTTCTTCGGACTCGGCGCCTACGCGTACACGATGGCGGCGCTTCGCGGTGTCCCGCTGCCGGTGGCGTTCCTGCTGGGGCCGCTCGTGGCCGGGGCGGTCAGCTTGGGTTTGGGAGTCGTCACGCTGCGGCTGCACGGGCTGTACTTCGCCATCGCCACGCTGGCGTTTGCCGAAGTCGTCAAGGTGATCTTCAAAGAACTGCCGCTGGATCTCACCGGAGGTGCGGTGGGACTGACCGCGCCGCCTCTGCTGGGCGGGCACCAGACCGGGCTGTACTACCTGGGCCTTTGCGTCTTGCTGCTCGTGGTCGCCGCCAGCCTGGCGATCCGCCACAGCCGGCTCCACTACGCCTTCACCGCGATCCGCCAGGGCGAGCTGACCGCTCGGGTTCTCGGCGTGCCGGTGGTGCGGACCAAGCTCCTCGCATTCGCCCTGTCGGCGGCCCTGACAGGGATGGTGGGCGCCTACGCCACGAGTCGGCTGTTCTTCGTCATCCCAGAGGACACGTTCGGAATCGGGCTGTCGGTAACCGCGCTGGCGACCGCGATCTTCGGCGGAGTCTACACAACGGCAGGGCCTGTGCTCGGTGCTATCATCCTGCGCAGTCTTGAAGAGGGACTGCGGCTGGTGCTGCGTGAAGGGTACCTGGCGGTCTACGGGGTGATCCTGATGCTGGTCATCCTATACCTCCCGGGCGGACTGGTGAGCCTCTGGAATCGGCGGTCGCGCGATGCTGCTGGCGGCGACTAG
- a CDS encoding ABC transporter substrate-binding protein gives MAGTEGMAQREQVRIGISLPLTGPASASGKAAEAGYRLALDEINKAGGVLGRRLQIFIEDDGNLPAKAVPIFTKFVTVDRVHAITGIFGSAVGVSIVGPAKLHEPLIAMLGAASPLVERGFEGYKYLFHYHPWAYHNMEAVFSFMEFVRTGTGASTIAMLYEDGPFGSAGIGDTRAELIKRGFDVPFMESFKSGSGDFTALLSRAKRHPVDVLFWIGFDADALPIAVQSREVGFKPRLIFGTPASWPVGYEGNPVARDVAGMAGWTSASPLPASKEFVKKYQAKYGGLTEEYMAPMGFVTLTTLAAAMNKAGTTDRDRVAAELARTDADTPLGKLRFKPSRLSPSVYQGFDSDLWMVFQFREGRRVPVWPKSMAAGPLAWRWR, from the coding sequence ATGGCAGGGACGGAAGGCATGGCGCAGCGTGAGCAGGTCCGGATCGGCATCTCGCTGCCGCTGACCGGTCCGGCCTCGGCCAGCGGAAAGGCGGCCGAGGCCGGCTACCGGCTGGCCCTGGACGAGATCAACAAGGCCGGCGGTGTGCTGGGCCGCCGGCTGCAGATCTTCATCGAGGACGACGGCAACCTGCCGGCCAAGGCGGTGCCGATCTTCACCAAGTTCGTTACTGTGGACCGGGTCCACGCGATCACCGGTATCTTCGGCAGCGCGGTGGGCGTCAGCATCGTCGGGCCGGCGAAGCTCCATGAACCGCTGATCGCGATGCTGGGCGCGGCCTCACCCCTGGTCGAACGCGGCTTCGAGGGCTACAAGTATCTCTTCCATTATCATCCGTGGGCGTACCACAACATGGAGGCGGTCTTCAGCTTCATGGAGTTCGTGCGGACCGGCACCGGAGCGTCCACCATTGCCATGCTCTACGAGGACGGCCCCTTCGGGTCGGCGGGCATCGGAGACACCCGCGCCGAGTTGATCAAGCGTGGGTTTGACGTGCCGTTCATGGAATCGTTCAAGAGCGGGTCGGGCGACTTCACCGCGCTGCTGTCGCGCGCGAAGCGCCATCCGGTGGACGTGCTGTTCTGGATCGGGTTCGACGCCGACGCGCTGCCGATCGCGGTGCAATCCCGCGAGGTCGGCTTCAAGCCGCGGCTGATCTTTGGAACGCCGGCATCTTGGCCGGTGGGCTACGAGGGCAATCCCGTAGCCCGTGACGTCGCCGGGATGGCCGGGTGGACGTCGGCCAGCCCGCTGCCCGCCTCCAAGGAGTTCGTCAAGAAGTACCAGGCCAAGTACGGGGGGCTGACCGAGGAGTACATGGCGCCGATGGGCTTCGTGACGCTCACGACCCTGGCAGCGGCGATGAACAAGGCCGGCACGACCGACCGTGACCGGGTCGCGGCCGAACTGGCCAGGACCGACGCGGATACGCCCCTTGGGAAACTGCGGTTCAAGCCCAGCCGGCTGAGTCCCAGCGTATACCAGGGGTTCGACTCAGACCTGTGGATGGTGTTCCAGTTCCGGGAAGGGCGGCGGGTGCCTGTATGGCCCAAGTCCATGGCCGCCGGCCCGCTGGCGTGGCGCTGGCGGTAG
- a CDS encoding ABC transporter ATP-binding protein, producing the protein MLLAATSLSKRFGGVAAVRRLDFHLDPGEILAIIGPNGAGKTTVLNLLSGVFPADEGRVVLDGVDITHLPAEDRCHLGLGRAFQVVQPFPEMTVRDNLMVGALFGSRQRSLAEARRRTDEVLALTGLAGRAAMPARDLTLAWEKRVEMARAIATSPRVLLLDEVMAGLLPHEADEMLAVVRSVRESGVAVLFIEHVMRVVRDLADRVIVMDFGEKIAEGSYTDVTANPMVIEAYLGSEEAGGA; encoded by the coding sequence ATGCTGCTGGCGGCGACTAGCCTTTCCAAGCGATTCGGCGGCGTCGCCGCGGTGCGGCGCCTCGACTTCCACCTGGATCCAGGGGAGATCCTCGCCATCATCGGCCCCAACGGCGCCGGCAAGACGACCGTGTTGAACCTGCTGTCCGGCGTGTTCCCTGCCGACGAGGGCCGCGTCGTGCTCGACGGCGTAGACATCACACATCTTCCGGCCGAGGACCGCTGCCACCTCGGCCTGGGCCGCGCGTTCCAGGTCGTCCAGCCGTTTCCCGAGATGACGGTCCGCGACAACCTGATGGTCGGCGCGCTGTTCGGCAGCCGCCAGCGCTCGCTAGCCGAGGCGCGCAGGCGGACCGACGAAGTTCTCGCCCTCACGGGCCTTGCCGGCCGGGCCGCGATGCCGGCGCGTGACCTCACCCTGGCCTGGGAGAAGCGGGTGGAGATGGCCCGCGCGATCGCCACCTCGCCCCGAGTGCTGCTGCTCGACGAGGTCATGGCCGGGTTGCTGCCGCACGAGGCCGACGAGATGCTGGCCGTGGTCCGCTCGGTTCGGGAGAGCGGGGTCGCGGTGCTGTTCATCGAACACGTCATGCGGGTCGTTCGCGACCTGGCCGACCGCGTGATCGTCATGGACTTCGGCGAGAAGATCGCCGAGGGTAGCTATACGGACGTGACGGCCAACCCCATGGTCATCGAGGCGTACCTGGGTTCGGAGGAGGCCGGCGGTGCTTGA
- a CDS encoding (2Fe-2S)-binding protein encodes MKVTITVNGVTATHDVEPRLLLVQYLREVLGLTGTHIGCDTTSCGACTVMLNGLAVKSCTVLTVQADGGKILTVEGLAQDGRLHPIQEAFWEEHALQCGFCTPGMLLTALQIIERHPEPSDEEIRRGLEGNLCRCTGYHNIVNAVKSAAREMAAQPPG; translated from the coding sequence ATGAAGGTCACCATTACCGTCAACGGGGTCACCGCCACCCACGACGTAGAGCCGCGGCTCCTGCTCGTGCAGTATTTGCGGGAGGTGCTGGGGCTGACCGGCACGCACATCGGGTGCGACACCACCAGTTGCGGGGCGTGCACGGTGATGCTCAACGGCCTGGCGGTGAAGTCGTGCACGGTGCTGACCGTGCAGGCCGACGGCGGGAAGATACTGACCGTTGAAGGCCTGGCCCAAGACGGTCGGCTCCATCCGATCCAGGAGGCCTTCTGGGAGGAGCACGCCCTCCAGTGCGGGTTCTGCACGCCGGGCATGCTGCTCACCGCGCTGCAGATCATCGAGCGCCATCCCGAACCCTCCGATGAGGAGATCCGGCGCGGGCTGGAAGGCAATCTGTGCAGGTGCACCGGATACCACAACATCGTGAACGCCGTGAAGTCCGCGGCGCGTGAGATGGCCGCTCAACCCCCCGGATAG
- a CDS encoding long-chain fatty acid--CoA ligase, whose protein sequence is MQGIWHWLDRRDLITPRRQAVVDGDRRLTYRDLAARVRALAAGLRRRGIGRGDRVALLSYNRVETLEVLFALARLGAIMVPLNWRLTPPELAVQIADSAPDLMIADPEHRDQAEAAASEARMALPMVLIGDEYEEAVRTPPGSDAEGAFDDPLIIMYTSGTTGRPKGAVLAQGTQFWNSINIGTAIGLTYRDVTLTVLPMFHIGGLGLYALPTLHVGGRLVIQRTFDPEETCRLLRAEGVTAMFGVPAIYQALLQTPAFGQGDHHGVRFGVGGAPCPLPVIEEFERRGLLLQQGFGLTETAPTATLLPPEDAFRKKGSVGPPTLHVEARVVDDAGRDLPPGEIGEICLRGPNLFSGYWGLPEATAEVFSPPERPDDPAASGGDYRGWWFHTGDLGYAADDGFLYVADRKKDMIISGGENIYPAEVEQVLYQHPAVLDAAVIGIPDARWGEAAMALVVLKPGAQTEPEGIIAACQGRLARYKIPRRVVFVETLPRNAAGKVLKRVLRETYGKAGKA, encoded by the coding sequence ATGCAGGGGATCTGGCACTGGCTCGACCGCCGGGACCTCATCACGCCGCGTCGCCAGGCCGTCGTGGACGGCGATCGGCGTCTCACCTATCGCGACCTGGCCGCGCGGGTGCGCGCTCTGGCCGCCGGGCTGCGTCGGCGCGGGATCGGCCGGGGCGACCGCGTCGCACTCCTCTCGTACAACCGGGTCGAGACCCTGGAGGTTCTGTTCGCCCTGGCACGCCTGGGCGCGATCATGGTGCCGCTCAACTGGCGGCTGACCCCGCCTGAGCTGGCCGTCCAGATTGCCGACAGCGCGCCGGATCTGATGATCGCCGACCCCGAGCACCGCGACCAGGCAGAAGCCGCTGCATCAGAGGCGCGGATGGCGCTGCCCATGGTCCTGATCGGGGATGAGTACGAGGAGGCCGTCCGCACCCCGCCGGGGAGCGATGCGGAGGGTGCCTTCGACGATCCCCTCATCATCATGTACACCTCAGGCACCACCGGCCGGCCCAAGGGCGCGGTGCTGGCCCAGGGCACGCAGTTCTGGAACAGCATCAACATCGGCACGGCGATCGGGCTCACCTACCGCGACGTTACCCTGACGGTCCTGCCGATGTTCCACATCGGCGGGCTGGGGCTCTACGCGCTGCCCACGCTCCATGTCGGCGGCCGGCTGGTCATACAGCGCACCTTCGACCCGGAGGAGACCTGCCGGCTGCTGCGGGCCGAAGGGGTGACCGCGATGTTCGGCGTGCCGGCTATCTACCAGGCGCTGCTGCAGACACCCGCCTTCGGGCAGGGCGACCACCATGGCGTCCGGTTCGGCGTCGGGGGCGCGCCCTGCCCGCTCCCGGTGATCGAGGAGTTCGAGCGGCGCGGCCTGCTTCTCCAGCAGGGCTTCGGGCTGACCGAGACAGCACCCACGGCCACGCTGCTGCCTCCGGAGGACGCGTTCCGCAAGAAGGGCTCGGTCGGTCCGCCGACCCTGCACGTAGAGGCGCGCGTAGTGGACGATGCCGGACGCGACCTCCCGCCGGGTGAGATCGGGGAAATCTGCCTGCGCGGACCCAACCTGTTCTCCGGCTACTGGGGGCTGCCCGAGGCCACCGCAGAGGTCTTTTCACCGCCGGAGCGGCCGGACGACCCTGCGGCGTCGGGCGGGGACTACCGTGGCTGGTGGTTCCACACCGGCGACCTGGGCTACGCCGCCGACGATGGTTTCCTGTACGTGGCCGACCGAAAGAAGGACATGATCATATCGGGCGGGGAGAACATCTACCCTGCAGAGGTGGAGCAGGTCCTCTACCAGCATCCGGCGGTTCTCGACGCTGCGGTGATCGGCATTCCCGACGCCCGCTGGGGCGAGGCGGCTATGGCGCTCGTGGTGCTCAAGCCCGGGGCCCAAACCGAGCCCGAGGGAATCATCGCCGCCTGCCAGGGCCGGCTTGCCAGGTACAAGATCCCCAGGCGGGTGGTGTTTGTCGAGACGCTGCCGCGCAACGCCGCGGGCAAGGTGCTCAAACGCGTGCTGCGCGAGACATACGGGAAGGCCGGGAAGGCCTAG
- a CDS encoding alpha/beta fold hydrolase → MPQATVGAITLHYERTGDGPAVVLVPGLGGDHRLWHHQMLALAGRFDVIAVDNRGAGQSAKPDEPYSTAMFADDLAGLLDALEIASAHVVGASMGGFVAQEFALRHPDRLDRLVLCCTSHGGPRSVPIPQEAVDIMVNRTGDPRTDLLRSLELMTAEAYRAACPDAIEAHIAWRLEHPQPLYAYHRQLGAAAAHDAADRLRAIRAPTLVCHGTGDRVVPSANAALLADGIPHARLHLFEGSSHLFFWEQAAEFNRLVIEFLVEDGTHGGGG, encoded by the coding sequence ATGCCGCAGGCGACAGTGGGCGCGATCACGCTCCACTACGAGCGGACAGGAGACGGGCCCGCCGTCGTGCTGGTGCCCGGGCTGGGCGGCGACCACCGCCTCTGGCATCACCAGATGCTGGCGCTGGCCGGGCGGTTCGACGTCATCGCGGTGGACAACCGCGGTGCCGGGCAGTCGGCGAAGCCGGACGAACCGTACTCGACCGCGATGTTCGCCGACGACCTGGCCGGATTACTGGACGCGCTGGAGATCGCGAGCGCGCACGTGGTCGGCGCCTCGATGGGCGGGTTCGTCGCCCAGGAGTTCGCCCTGCGACATCCGGACCGGCTGGACCGCCTGGTGCTCTGCTGCACGTCGCATGGCGGGCCCAGAAGCGTGCCGATTCCCCAGGAGGCCGTGGACATAATGGTCAATCGGACGGGCGACCCTCGGACCGACCTCCTGCGATCGCTCGAACTGATGACCGCCGAGGCGTACCGGGCGGCCTGCCCGGACGCGATCGAGGCACACATCGCATGGCGCCTGGAGCATCCCCAGCCGCTGTACGCCTATCACCGCCAGCTCGGCGCGGCCGCCGCGCACGACGCCGCGGACCGGCTGCGCGCGATCCGCGCGCCCACGCTCGTTTGCCACGGTACCGGAGACCGAGTCGTGCCGTCCGCGAACGCGGCGCTGCTGGCCGATGGTATCCCACATGCCCGCCTGCATCTCTTCGAGGGCTCGTCGCACCTCTTCTTCTGGGAGCAGGCGGCGGAGTTCAACCGGCTCGTGATCGAGTTCCTGGTCGAGGACGGCACCCATGGAGGTGGAGGATGA
- a CDS encoding 3-oxoacyl-ACP synthase encodes MIPSVGIVDLAVYLPEQIMSAEEVAGRSGIPAEVVREKFGLRGKHIAAPDEHLSHLCIEAARPLLSVVPAEEVDVVIYFGSYHRDYYVWPVAPRIQHALGLRRAHAFELMNTSAGGPITLKVAADMLRADATLRTILVVAGSRESYLLDYQNARSRFMFNFGDGAAAALLRRGHASNRILGGAFLTDGSFAMDVMVPAGGSVHPTSPETVARGMHSFDVPDPAGMKARLDPLTITNFLQVIRTACERSGHDPGSIEFLAVLHTKRSLHDHLLAALGLREDQSVYLDTTGHLSAADPLVALHEGRRTGRLRDGMLAVAVSAGTGYSWGAVAIQWGDG; translated from the coding sequence ATGATCCCATCGGTAGGAATCGTGGACCTGGCGGTCTACCTCCCAGAGCAGATCATGAGCGCCGAGGAAGTCGCCGGCAGGTCCGGCATACCCGCCGAGGTCGTGCGGGAGAAGTTCGGACTGCGGGGCAAGCACATCGCCGCCCCCGATGAGCACCTTTCACACCTGTGCATCGAGGCCGCGCGCCCCCTGCTCTCGGTGGTACCCGCCGAGGAAGTTGACGTCGTCATCTACTTTGGGAGCTACCATCGGGACTACTATGTATGGCCGGTGGCCCCGCGCATCCAGCACGCGCTGGGGCTGCGTCGGGCGCACGCCTTCGAGTTGATGAACACCAGCGCTGGCGGTCCCATCACCCTGAAGGTGGCGGCGGACATGCTGCGGGCCGATGCGACACTCCGGACGATCCTGGTAGTGGCCGGGTCCCGCGAGTCCTATCTGCTGGACTACCAGAACGCGCGCTCGCGATTCATGTTCAACTTCGGGGACGGCGCCGCGGCCGCGCTGCTACGGCGCGGCCACGCGAGCAACCGCATCCTGGGGGGCGCGTTTCTCACCGACGGCTCGTTCGCCATGGACGTCATGGTGCCGGCCGGCGGTTCGGTGCACCCCACGAGCCCCGAGACGGTCGCACGCGGCATGCACTCCTTTGATGTCCCGGACCCCGCAGGGATGAAGGCGCGCCTCGACCCGCTGACCATCACTAACTTCCTCCAGGTCATCCGCACCGCCTGCGAGCGCAGCGGGCATGACCCTGGCTCGATCGAATTCCTGGCCGTGCTGCACACCAAGCGGTCGCTCCACGACCACCTGCTTGCGGCGCTGGGACTTCGCGAGGACCAATCGGTCTACCTGGATACGACCGGGCACCTATCAGCGGCCGACCCCCTGGTGGCGCTGCACGAGGGCCGCCGCACCGGCCGGCTGCGCGACGGCATGCTGGCCGTGGCGGTCAGCGCCGGCACCGGCTACTCCTGGGGCGCGGTGGCCATCCAATGGGGTGATGGCTGA
- a CDS encoding TetR/AcrR family transcriptional regulator translates to MHLPDNRRPVTHPKGERGRRTRQQLLDAAEAEFGQRGYFATSVADITRRARVALGTFYVYFPSKQAIFAELVRHLSRALRHTIQQEVAGAGDRLAVERKGFETFLRFVAAHRNLYRIVLQAESVNPQVYRWYYRRFAEGYIRGLSAAMDAGEIRRTDPEALSYCLMGIGNFIGMRYSLWNRAGLPRRALESMFEFIASGLAPAAALAPRSGGRRSSRGERRQGDARRAGGP, encoded by the coding sequence ATTCACCTGCCAGATAACCGCCGCCCGGTCACCCATCCCAAGGGAGAGCGGGGACGGCGCACCAGGCAGCAACTCCTGGATGCCGCCGAGGCCGAGTTCGGCCAGCGGGGCTACTTCGCCACCTCGGTGGCGGACATCACGCGCCGCGCCCGGGTCGCGCTGGGAACCTTCTACGTCTATTTCCCGAGCAAGCAGGCGATTTTCGCCGAGCTGGTGCGGCACCTGAGCCGGGCCCTGCGCCACACAATCCAGCAGGAGGTGGCAGGGGCCGGAGATCGCCTGGCTGTGGAGCGCAAGGGCTTCGAAACCTTCCTCCGGTTCGTCGCCGCGCACCGCAACCTGTACCGCATAGTGCTGCAGGCCGAGTCCGTCAACCCCCAAGTCTACCGCTGGTACTACCGGCGCTTCGCGGAAGGATACATCCGGGGGCTGTCCGCGGCGATGGACGCCGGAGAGATCCGGCGCACCGATCCCGAGGCCCTGTCGTACTGCCTTATGGGCATCGGCAACTTCATTGGGATGCGCTACTCGCTTTGGAACAGGGCCGGCCTGCCGCGGCGCGCCCTGGAAAGCATGTTCGAGTTCATCGCCTCGGGCCTGGCGCCCGCAGCCGCGCTGGCTCCGAGGAGCGGAGGCCGGCGGTCGAGTCGCGGCGAGCGGCGACAGGGTGACGCGCGGCGGGCGGGCGGCCCATGA